The Geotalea uraniireducens Rf4 genome window below encodes:
- the selD gene encoding selenide, water dikinase SelD yields MTNKKIKLTAMVKAAGUAAKLGPAGLEKALSGLVQADDPDLLVGADTADDAGVYRIGERLALVETTDIITPLVDDPFTFGRIAAANAISDIYAMGGKPVTAMNLVFFPACDLPGEVLSRILAGGQAAISEAGACLVGGHTVEDAELKYGLAVTGLIDPEQIVRNSTARAGDRLLLTKPLGTGIVSTAIKADMVSAGVADAAIGWMTMLNSIAAELMLECGASAATDVTGFGLIGHACEMAVGAGVTIRLDPAKVPLMAGVDELIRDGLVPAGCYRNRDHYSRFLNCGSIPADALLPLFDPQTSGGLLISLAPTSAELFLARAAEIGCFAVSVGEVLPRRESALEIV; encoded by the coding sequence ATGACCAATAAGAAGATCAAACTGACCGCAATGGTGAAAGCCGCCGGTTGAGCGGCAAAGCTGGGCCCGGCGGGCCTTGAAAAAGCTTTGAGCGGCCTTGTGCAGGCGGATGATCCGGACCTCCTCGTGGGGGCCGATACAGCCGACGACGCCGGTGTCTACCGGATAGGGGAGAGGCTCGCCCTGGTGGAGACGACCGATATCATCACCCCCCTCGTGGACGATCCCTTCACGTTCGGTCGTATCGCTGCGGCCAATGCCATATCCGATATCTATGCCATGGGGGGGAAACCGGTGACCGCAATGAACCTGGTGTTTTTCCCGGCCTGCGACCTTCCCGGCGAGGTCCTCTCCCGGATTCTTGCCGGCGGCCAGGCCGCCATCAGTGAGGCGGGCGCCTGCCTGGTCGGCGGACATACGGTGGAAGACGCAGAGCTGAAGTACGGACTGGCTGTCACCGGGCTCATAGATCCCGAACAAATCGTCAGAAACTCCACCGCCCGTGCCGGTGACCGGCTGCTCCTTACCAAACCGCTCGGCACCGGCATTGTTTCCACGGCGATCAAGGCTGACATGGTGTCCGCCGGCGTAGCGGACGCAGCGATAGGGTGGATGACGATGTTGAACAGTATTGCCGCAGAGCTGATGCTGGAATGCGGGGCAAGCGCAGCCACCGACGTGACCGGTTTCGGCCTTATCGGTCATGCCTGCGAGATGGCCGTGGGGGCGGGAGTGACGATCCGCCTCGATCCTGCCAAGGTTCCGCTCATGGCCGGTGTTGATGAACTGATCAGGGACGGGTTGGTTCCCGCTGGTTGCTACCGCAATCGCGATCACTATTCACGATTTTTAAATTGCGGCAGCATTCCTGCCGATGCCCTCTTGCCGCTGTTCGATCCCCAGACCTCCGGAGGCCTGTTGATATCACTCGCTCCGACATCTGCCGAACTGTTCCTTGCCCGAGCGGCCGAGATCGGCTGTTTTGCCGTCTCTGTCGGCGAGGTGCTGCCACGCCGGGAGTCTGCACTTGAAATTGTCTAA
- the alr gene encoding alanine racemase, protein MDSRPTIAEIDLAALRHNYYQVKKAVPAGSGLLAVVKADAYGHGFMDISRELEALGVTAFGVAFLAEGIQLRKSGIDRPILLLGGIYPGQEKKCVGFNISTAVFSLDQARVLDDVARKLYRKAKIHLKVDTGMGRLGIRYEEAPAFFRELKKLKNLELEGIFSHFASADELDDEGSGYTARQTEIFAAVLQEGTRQGFSPTFVHIANSAAAFSRDFPFCNLARPGIVLYGALPSADFQGKIDVKPVMRLKSRVAMLKWVEPGTSISYARRYVAGKKTLVASVPVGYADGYCRALTNKGEALVRGQRARVAGTVCMDWIMLDVTDIAGVAVGDEVTLLGCDNQGNCIHAEELAAWSGTIAYEIFCGISKRVPRVYIP, encoded by the coding sequence CTGGATAGTCGCCCGACCATTGCGGAAATCGACCTTGCCGCCCTGCGGCACAACTATTACCAGGTAAAAAAAGCGGTGCCCGCCGGCAGCGGACTGCTGGCGGTGGTCAAGGCCGATGCCTACGGCCACGGTTTTATGGATATCTCCCGTGAACTGGAGGCGCTCGGCGTGACGGCCTTTGGCGTCGCCTTTCTTGCGGAGGGGATTCAGCTCAGGAAGAGCGGCATCGACAGGCCGATCCTACTTCTCGGCGGTATATATCCGGGACAGGAGAAGAAGTGCGTCGGCTTCAACATCTCCACGGCGGTCTTCAGCCTGGATCAGGCGCGGGTGCTCGATGACGTTGCCCGAAAGCTGTATCGCAAGGCAAAAATCCATCTCAAGGTCGATACAGGCATGGGGCGCTTGGGGATACGTTACGAGGAGGCCCCCGCATTCTTCCGGGAGCTGAAAAAGTTGAAAAACCTTGAATTGGAAGGTATCTTCTCCCACTTCGCCTCGGCCGACGAACTGGACGACGAAGGGAGCGGTTACACCGCCCGCCAGACCGAAATCTTTGCCGCGGTTTTGCAGGAGGGCACTCGCCAGGGGTTTTCCCCCACCTTCGTTCATATCGCCAACAGCGCCGCTGCCTTCAGCAGGGATTTTCCTTTCTGCAATCTGGCCCGGCCCGGCATCGTCCTCTACGGCGCGCTTCCCTCCGCCGATTTTCAGGGGAAAATCGATGTGAAGCCGGTAATGCGGCTGAAGAGCCGGGTGGCGATGCTCAAGTGGGTGGAGCCCGGCACCAGCATCAGCTATGCCAGGCGTTATGTGGCGGGAAAGAAAACCCTCGTTGCGAGCGTCCCGGTAGGATACGCCGACGGCTACTGCCGTGCCCTTACCAACAAGGGGGAGGCGTTGGTTCGCGGGCAGCGGGCGCGGGTGGCCGGGACGGTCTGCATGGACTGGATCATGCTTGACGTGACCGATATCGCCGGTGTTGCTGTCGGCGATGAGGTGACGCTCCTTGGCTGCGACAATCAAGGCAACTGCATCCATGCCGAAGAGCTGGCCGCATGGTCCGGTACCATTGCCTACGAGATATTCTGCGGCATCAGCAAACGGGTGCCGAGAGTGTATATTCCGTGA
- the thiD gene encoding bifunctional hydroxymethylpyrimidine kinase/phosphomethylpyrimidine kinase yields MEHKKDFLRLVVDRETTDSPIKGVYLITDHADHLTERVRGALSGGVTVLQYRNKMGDAEDKFTVGMELKTICAEAGITFIVNDDLELARELDADGLHLGQEDGDPIGARKLLGPRKIIGVSTHNLEEALRAEAAGADYIGFGAMYPTGSKDIEHLPGPDMLVEVKAKVKIPVVAIGGINRDNGARVIDNGADAVAVISGILGSREPGLAAAELSLLFNRKGAFPRGNVLTIAGSDSGGGAGIQADLKTVTLLGSYGASVITALTAQNTRGVSAIHGVPPEFVAEQLDAVLSDIRIDVVKTGMLFSAEIISVIADKLGEYNRKIVVIDPVMLAKGGAELIDHEALAIFKKRLMAAAYLLTPNIPEAEKLTGIAISNEDGMEQAARAICSMGARNVLIKGGHLPEGIAVDILYDGSAFTRFPVPRILTKNTHGTGCTLASAIAAFLAQGEPLPVAIAKAKEFITTAIKLAQPLGKGHGPVNHYRAACELRDLGPGTRDR; encoded by the coding sequence ATGGAACACAAAAAAGATTTTCTCCGCCTCGTGGTAGACCGGGAAACGACCGATTCCCCGATTAAAGGGGTTTATCTCATTACCGACCATGCCGACCACCTGACAGAAAGGGTACGGGGCGCCCTCTCCGGCGGCGTAACCGTCCTCCAGTACCGCAACAAGATGGGCGATGCCGAGGACAAATTCACCGTGGGCATGGAGTTGAAAACCATTTGCGCCGAAGCGGGGATCACTTTCATCGTCAACGACGATCTGGAATTAGCCAGAGAACTCGACGCGGACGGCCTCCACCTGGGGCAGGAAGACGGCGATCCGATTGGAGCCCGCAAACTGCTCGGACCGCGGAAAATCATCGGCGTCTCCACCCACAACCTGGAGGAAGCGCTGCGGGCGGAAGCCGCCGGAGCCGACTACATCGGCTTTGGCGCCATGTACCCCACCGGGAGCAAGGATATCGAGCATCTCCCCGGACCCGACATGCTTGTCGAGGTCAAGGCGAAGGTCAAGATCCCCGTGGTGGCCATCGGCGGCATCAACCGGGACAACGGGGCACGGGTAATCGACAACGGCGCAGACGCCGTTGCGGTCATCTCCGGCATACTCGGTAGCAGAGAGCCGGGGCTGGCGGCGGCCGAACTGTCGCTTCTCTTCAACCGCAAGGGGGCCTTTCCGCGCGGCAATGTCTTGACCATCGCCGGCAGCGACTCCGGCGGCGGGGCCGGCATCCAGGCCGACCTCAAGACCGTAACCCTGCTCGGCTCTTACGGCGCCTCGGTAATCACCGCACTCACCGCCCAGAACACCCGCGGGGTGAGCGCCATTCACGGCGTGCCTCCCGAGTTTGTCGCAGAGCAGCTCGATGCGGTACTTTCCGACATCAGGATCGACGTGGTCAAGACCGGTATGCTCTTTTCCGCGGAAATAATCAGCGTCATTGCCGACAAGCTGGGCGAATACAACAGGAAAATAGTGGTCATCGATCCGGTAATGCTGGCCAAGGGGGGAGCGGAGCTCATTGACCATGAGGCCCTGGCCATATTCAAAAAGCGGCTTATGGCCGCGGCCTATCTCCTCACTCCGAACATCCCGGAGGCGGAAAAGCTGACCGGCATCGCTATCAGCAATGAAGATGGGATGGAGCAGGCAGCCCGCGCCATCTGCAGTATGGGGGCAAGAAATGTACTGATAAAAGGGGGGCACCTCCCCGAAGGGATTGCCGTGGACATCCTCTATGACGGCAGCGCTTTCACCCGCTTCCCCGTGCCGCGCATCCTCACCAAGAACACCCACGGCACCGGCTGCACCCTGGCTTCAGCCATCGCCGCGTTCCTCGCCCAAGGGGAACCGCTGCCGGTTGCAATCGCCAAAGCCAAGGAATTCATCACCACCGCCATAAAACTCGCCCAACCGCTGGGCAAGGGACATGGCCCGGTGAACCATTACAGAGCAGCATGCGAACTTCGGGACTTGGGACCTGGGACCAGGGATCGGTAA
- the thiC gene encoding phosphomethylpyrimidine synthase ThiC: MTKTQLDYARQGTITKEMKEAALAEGVSPEFIRDGLVAGNIIICHNIKHAGGRPLAVGRGLRTKVNANIGTSADDLDIAKELEKARVAVKHGADAIMDLSTGGPVDEIRRAIIAETSACIGSVPLYQAALDAVRTKKKAIVDMTVDDIFAGIIKHAEDGVDFITVHCGVTCATVERMKNEGRIMDVVSRGGAFTIEWMAHNNKENPLFEHFDRLLEITKEYDMTLSLGDGFRPGCLADATDRAQIHELILLGELTQRAQAFGVQVMIEGPGHMPLNQIEANILLQKRLCHGAPFYVLGPLVTDIAPGYDHITCAIGGTIAAAAGADFLCYVTPSEHLRLPTVDDVREGVIASRIAAHAADIVKGVKGAMDKDIQMAKCRKKLDWEGQFALALDPEKARRLRAESGVADHGACTMCGEFCAYKVMDDAMEKQAVES, translated from the coding sequence ATGACAAAGACTCAACTTGACTACGCCCGCCAGGGCACGATCACCAAAGAAATGAAGGAAGCAGCCCTCGCCGAAGGGGTAAGCCCGGAGTTCATCCGCGACGGACTGGTTGCCGGCAACATCATCATCTGCCATAACATCAAGCACGCAGGCGGTCGACCGCTGGCGGTAGGCCGCGGACTGCGCACCAAGGTCAACGCCAACATCGGCACCTCGGCCGACGACCTGGACATAGCCAAGGAGCTGGAAAAGGCCCGCGTAGCGGTAAAACACGGCGCAGACGCCATCATGGACCTCTCCACCGGCGGACCGGTTGATGAGATCCGCCGCGCCATCATTGCCGAAACCAGTGCCTGCATCGGCAGCGTACCCCTCTATCAGGCGGCCCTCGATGCGGTACGGACAAAGAAGAAGGCGATCGTCGACATGACCGTGGACGACATTTTCGCCGGGATAATCAAGCATGCCGAAGACGGAGTGGATTTCATCACCGTCCACTGCGGCGTGACCTGCGCAACGGTGGAGCGGATGAAAAACGAGGGTCGGATCATGGACGTGGTCTCCCGCGGCGGGGCGTTCACCATCGAGTGGATGGCCCACAACAACAAGGAAAACCCGCTCTTCGAGCACTTCGACCGGCTCCTGGAAATCACCAAAGAGTATGACATGACCCTCTCCCTGGGTGACGGCTTCCGCCCCGGCTGCCTCGCCGACGCCACCGACCGGGCGCAGATCCACGAACTGATCCTTCTGGGCGAGCTGACCCAGCGCGCCCAGGCATTCGGCGTCCAGGTCATGATTGAAGGTCCGGGGCACATGCCGCTCAACCAGATCGAGGCCAACATCCTCCTGCAGAAGAGGCTCTGTCACGGCGCCCCATTCTATGTGCTCGGCCCGCTGGTCACCGACATCGCCCCGGGCTACGACCATATCACCTGCGCCATCGGCGGCACCATCGCCGCCGCCGCCGGGGCCGACTTCCTCTGCTATGTCACCCCCAGCGAACACCTGCGCCTCCCGACCGTGGACGACGTGAGAGAAGGGGTCATCGCCTCCCGCATCGCCGCCCACGCTGCCGACATCGTCAAGGGGGTGAAGGGGGCGATGGACAAGGACATCCAGATGGCCAAGTGCCGGAAAAAGCTCGACTGGGAAGGGCAGTTCGCCCTGGCCCTCGACCCGGAAAAGGCCCGGCGGCTGCGCGCCGAATCAGGGGTTGCCGACCACGGCGCCTGCACCATGTGCGGCGAGTTCTGCGCCTACAAGGTGATGGACGACGCCATGGAAAAGCAGGCGGTCGAATCGTAA
- a CDS encoding DUF3313 domain-containing protein: protein MKSIKTAAVSVTFFVLALLMGGCAASMQSRSVDLKESRLVNPSIMEKGTGDQALYRYVNPKMDVKQYTKIMIDPVLIEKQAELDAEDLANYQKLANNAYVYLNKELEQDYKIVQSPEPGTMRIQLAIVDADNSKPVRNVTSSILPIGIGISLVSYAATGKPTGVGEITVEFKGTDAMTGELLGAALDKRVGGKDVKGVFDTWHNADAALKYWAQRTRYVLCMGRGDKNCVKP from the coding sequence ATGAAAAGTATCAAAACGGCAGCTGTTTCGGTAACGTTCTTCGTTCTCGCCTTGCTTATGGGTGGGTGCGCTGCGAGCATGCAGTCGCGGAGCGTTGATCTGAAGGAGTCGCGGCTGGTGAACCCCTCCATCATGGAGAAGGGGACGGGGGACCAGGCACTCTACCGCTACGTCAATCCGAAGATGGACGTCAAGCAGTACACGAAGATCATGATCGATCCGGTCCTCATCGAAAAGCAGGCGGAACTCGACGCGGAAGATCTGGCAAACTACCAGAAACTCGCCAACAACGCCTATGTCTACCTGAACAAGGAACTGGAGCAGGATTACAAGATCGTGCAGTCTCCCGAGCCCGGCACCATGAGGATACAGCTGGCCATCGTCGACGCCGACAACTCGAAGCCGGTCCGCAATGTCACTTCGAGCATCTTGCCCATCGGCATCGGGATCTCCCTGGTATCATACGCCGCCACCGGGAAACCGACGGGGGTGGGTGAGATCACGGTCGAGTTCAAGGGAACCGATGCCATGACCGGCGAACTGCTCGGAGCAGCACTCGACAAGCGTGTCGGCGGCAAGGACGTCAAGGGGGTCTTCGACACCTGGCACAACGCCGACGCCGCCCTGAAATACTGGGCACAAAGGACCCGCTACGTGCTCTGCATGGGGCGCGGCGACAAAAACTGCGTCAAACCCTGA
- a CDS encoding glycogen/starch/alpha-glucan phosphorylase, producing MENQDEVSTGEKCRNIRTGSSPDDIAQAFLDNLYYAQGRIPVLATRNDLYMALAYTVRDRLAARWVAQMQQFRRAELKKSIKVVCYLSAEFLPGPHLGNNLLNLGIYDETRQAMEQLGYNLEELIDQETEPGLGNGGLGRLASCFMDSLSTIVVPAFGYGIRYEFGIFDQEIRDGWQVEITDKWLKLGNPWEMPLPELCQEVKLGGHTEHYQDGQGRSRVRWIPAGVVEGIPYDTPILGYGGNICNTLRLWKAEAVESFDFQDFNVGNYYAAVEEKVKSETITKVLYPNDEPEIGKMLRLIQEYFFVSCSLQDMIRIGKMLGNSPECFDQRYVAQLNDTHPSIAVAELMRLLVDEHDVAWEKAWEITQNTFGYTNHTLLPEALEKWPVELFGQILPRHLEIVYEINRRFLDQVRLAFPGDEEQAARLSLIDESGCRYVRMAHLACVGCHAVNGVAKLHSELLKSEVLRDFHEMFPEKFHNVTNGVTPRRWMALSNPRLAALISGVIGDGWITQLDELRKLEPFADDPAFQEKWRRVKRENKNDLATLILNRTGVAVDPDSLFDIQVKRLHEYKRQHLNVLHIITLYARLKRYPASDCVPRTFVFGGKAAPGYAMAKLIIKLINSVAGVVNTDPDIRGRLNVAFLPDFNVKTGQQVYPAADLSEQISLAGEEASGTGNMKFSMNGALTIGTLDGANVEIREEVGAENFFLFGLKVDEVEELKARGYDPRKYYDSNPALREAIDLIRSGHFSGGNAQLFAPLVDLLMQRDNYMLFADYQPYIDCQDRVSAAFRDQQNWTRMSILNVARMGKFSSDRAVREYCDMIWKVQPV from the coding sequence ATGGAAAATCAGGACGAAGTAAGTACAGGGGAGAAGTGCCGGAACATCCGCACCGGATCGAGTCCCGACGACATTGCCCAGGCGTTTCTCGACAATCTTTACTATGCCCAGGGGAGGATACCGGTCCTCGCCACGCGAAACGACCTGTACATGGCGCTTGCCTATACGGTCCGCGACCGGCTTGCGGCCCGCTGGGTCGCGCAGATGCAGCAATTTCGGCGAGCGGAATTGAAAAAAAGCATCAAGGTGGTCTGCTACCTTTCGGCGGAGTTTCTTCCCGGGCCGCACCTGGGCAACAATCTGCTCAACCTGGGGATTTACGATGAAACGCGCCAGGCCATGGAGCAGCTCGGGTACAATCTGGAGGAGCTCATCGATCAGGAAACCGAGCCGGGGCTCGGTAACGGCGGGCTCGGCAGGCTTGCCTCCTGTTTCATGGATTCGCTTTCGACGATCGTGGTCCCGGCGTTCGGCTACGGGATACGCTACGAGTTCGGCATCTTCGACCAGGAGATACGCGACGGCTGGCAGGTGGAGATTACCGACAAGTGGCTGAAGCTCGGGAATCCCTGGGAAATGCCGCTCCCTGAATTGTGCCAGGAGGTGAAACTAGGCGGCCACACGGAACATTACCAGGACGGACAGGGGCGGTCGCGGGTGCGGTGGATCCCGGCCGGGGTGGTCGAGGGGATCCCCTACGACACGCCGATCCTGGGGTATGGCGGCAATATCTGCAATACGCTCCGCCTCTGGAAGGCCGAAGCGGTGGAATCGTTCGACTTCCAGGACTTCAACGTGGGCAACTATTATGCAGCGGTCGAAGAAAAGGTAAAGTCGGAAACCATCACCAAGGTCCTCTATCCCAACGACGAACCGGAGATCGGCAAGATGCTCCGGCTCATCCAGGAATACTTTTTCGTCTCCTGTTCGCTGCAGGACATGATCCGCATCGGCAAGATGCTGGGCAATTCTCCAGAATGTTTTGACCAGCGGTACGTGGCCCAGCTGAACGACACCCATCCCTCCATCGCCGTTGCCGAACTGATGAGACTCCTGGTGGACGAGCACGACGTGGCGTGGGAGAAGGCGTGGGAGATAACGCAGAACACCTTCGGCTACACCAATCACACCCTCCTTCCCGAAGCTTTGGAGAAATGGCCCGTCGAACTGTTCGGCCAGATCCTCCCGCGGCACCTGGAGATCGTTTACGAGATCAACCGCCGCTTCCTCGACCAGGTGAGGTTGGCGTTTCCAGGAGACGAAGAGCAGGCGGCGCGTCTGTCACTCATCGACGAATCCGGCTGCAGGTACGTGCGGATGGCCCACTTGGCCTGCGTTGGGTGCCATGCCGTCAACGGCGTCGCAAAGCTCCACTCAGAGCTTTTGAAGAGCGAGGTGCTGCGGGACTTCCATGAAATGTTCCCGGAGAAATTCCATAATGTGACCAACGGCGTCACCCCGCGCCGCTGGATGGCGCTCTCCAACCCGCGGCTTGCCGCGCTGATTTCCGGGGTTATCGGCGATGGCTGGATCACACAACTGGACGAGCTGAGAAAGCTCGAGCCCTTTGCCGACGATCCCGCGTTCCAGGAGAAGTGGCGCCGGGTCAAGCGGGAGAACAAGAACGACCTCGCCACCCTTATCCTGAACCGCACCGGGGTGGCGGTCGATCCCGATTCACTCTTCGACATCCAGGTAAAACGCCTGCACGAATACAAGCGCCAGCACCTGAACGTCCTGCACATCATCACCCTCTATGCAAGGCTGAAGCGGTACCCTGCATCCGACTGCGTTCCCAGGACGTTCGTCTTCGGCGGCAAGGCCGCGCCCGGATACGCCATGGCCAAACTCATCATCAAGCTCATCAATTCCGTGGCCGGGGTGGTGAACACCGATCCCGATATCCGCGGCCGGTTGAATGTGGCCTTTCTCCCCGATTTCAACGTGAAGACCGGCCAGCAAGTGTATCCGGCAGCGGACCTGTCCGAACAGATATCCCTGGCAGGCGAAGAGGCGTCGGGAACGGGCAACATGAAATTTTCCATGAACGGGGCGCTGACCATCGGCACCCTCGACGGAGCCAACGTGGAAATACGTGAAGAGGTAGGAGCCGAGAATTTTTTCCTCTTCGGCCTGAAGGTGGACGAGGTGGAGGAGCTGAAGGCGCGGGGGTACGACCCGAGAAAATATTACGACTCCAACCCCGCCCTTCGGGAAGCGATCGACCTCATCCGTTCGGGACATTTCTCCGGGGGGAACGCACAGCTCTTCGCGCCGCTCGTCGACTTGCTCATGCAGCGCGACAATTACATGCTTTTTGCGGATTACCAGCCGTACATCGACTGCCAGGACCGGGTGTCGGCGGCCTTCCGCGACCAGCAAAACTGGACGAGGATGTCCATCCTGAACGTGGCGCGGATGGGGAAATTTTCCTCCGACCGCGCAGTTCGGGAATACTGCGACATGATTTGGAAGGTGCAGCCGGTGTAA